ACTTTCAATACTGGCAACATTAATTACAAAAAAAGTGGCTTCTCcaagacaaaagaaaaatagaaaagctACACCATCTCAGCTTTCTTGCAAATAAAATCCGCACAGCATAGGAACAGGTCCAAACAAAAAATACATTCTCTATACATATTAACAGCCACAACATACCGCCACTAGTAAACAAGCAGGAGCTTAAACAATTTGTACAATAAGTTACCGGTACGTTCCTTCTAATCCCAACAATGCCCTCTGCCAAGCACATGTTCAAGGAGTTGGGGGCCACTAAAAACATTgtgaaaaatgaaaaagctttcaCAAACAATACAGCACCACAGCCTCCAGTGGGAACAACTAACAAAACAAAATCCCTGCCCAACACAGAATAATGCAACATCAAGGAAACAAGGAATTAACATTTGGCTGGTGAGCTGTTTGGTTAGCTGCTATTAAAACCCACTACACCAAAAAGTTCACAGAAAAAAGTGTCAAACAACTTTCCACAGCTGTACCGAGTACCTAATATAACCAATATCTGGCACCCAATGCTGTGATGAACATTTCCAATTTAAACATTCGACAGCAGCCAAAGAATTGATACAGAAATGCCCCGAGATGGCTTGGCTGATGCCCTGACAGCAGCTATGAGCCTGCTATGCATTGCAAGAAACCAAACCAGACACAGCACTCTGCAAAACAGGCCCATTAACTTAAATGACCCCCTTCAAATGAAAACTAAGGTCAGTGTTTAGTCATCCAAGTCTCCATAGTCATCGTCTGGAAGTGGTGCTACTGAAGGCACATGGCAGCTTCCCCAATCTACAGGACCCGGAGGTGCAAATGGAAATGAAGAAGTCACAAGATGCTGACTGTCTATTGCTACACCAGGGCGCGCAGAACTACGTTGGATGGCAAAGAAGTACTCGTCCGAGGGCAAACGGCGGTGCCGCAGCTGTACCATCTCCCCACCGTCACGGTGTTCTTTCAGCAGTCGAATCTGAGCAGCCAAAAAGTTGATATCCCTGGCCACGCGAACATTGTGGAGGAAGAGAGTTGCTGGATCACCATTAACCACCTCTGCTTTTGGAATCCAGCGGTAGTAGCACTGCGTCCACACTGACAGCGACTTCACCGTAGGGTCCAGGGAGAGCAGATCTTCGCTGAATGATGGTACACCTCGGTCACCAGCACCCTCTTGTGATCTCACGCTGAGCAACTCCTTGGACCGCTGAAGCAGGTACAATGGATTCTTGAAGAGTTCCAGGTCTTGTGGAGAAAGGCGTGACTGCGAACCAACCCAATCCCACACGTTGCGGTAGGGCTGTAACTTCAACACCTCCCATCGCTGTCGGTTGTTCCCAAAAAGAAACGTGTCATAGATACCCACATGGGTGCAGTCCCAGAGGTTAGTCAAATATGTCTCGGAAAACTCAAACGCTGCAGGAAATTGTGCCTGAAGCTGCCAGACGCAATCAAGGAAGAACAGAAAGAGTGGTGCTGCTTCTGGTGATGCACGTCCTTGACCCAGATGATCCAGGCGTTCTGGAAAAGGATGACCTGCAGCTACCCATTCTTTATCAACCAAGGTTTGAAAACCTGCCTGTGTTCGATAGTAAGGGTCGAGAAGGATCTGCACCAGGCTGACGACCACACAAGTCATGTCAGCACCTGTCTGTTCACGCACCAGGACGTGTTTTCTGCGTTCTGCTATCACCTTGGCGGCCGCGAGCGCCACTTTAAGGCAACCTGACAAGCACTCCAACCAGCGGGTCGACTCGAGTGCCGCGTAGAAACGCGCCTCTTGCTCAAGAAACTCCGCTTCATCAGCTGGCATGCAGAGTGCCTGAAGCTTGTGATAGCTGGAACCAACTTCGCGCACGATTGGGCACTCAAGATCCAGGTTCACCAAGTGGACCTCAGCGCCCAGACACTGGACAAGTAGTTGCAGCCGCTCAGCGTCCGCCGATTCGGAGCCCGTGTCAGAGGCGGCACCACGCACTAGCGCCGCGCCACTCGCGTGGCTCCAGCACCAGGCGACAACACGCTTGTCGCAAAAGTGTTGCGCTAGGCGTTCTAGCTTGCAGTCGACGAGACGGCGCGGAACCGCGAACCGTCCGGGAAGCGCAGCCGACAGGCGAAAACGCTCGTTCAGCTCTGTCACCCTCCACAACTTCGAGGCGGCGCAACGTCGAAGCTCGGCGTCCCACTCGCGGGCGCTCTCGAAAGGCGGTTCGCGCTGGCCGATCGAGCCACCGCGCGGGCAGAACAGCTTATCCAAGCTGGAGACGAACGCGTGTCGCGAAAGGAACTGCAGCACTTTGGCGCTGCACTGGTCGCTTTGACAGAACTTGAAGGAGAAGGTGAAAATGCGCATGTCCTTGCAGTGGACCTGCAGCACCTCGACGGACTGCGCAGCGGCCGCCTGTGGCGACAGCCGCTTGCGGCGGCCCCCGGAGAGTTGAAACAGGGCTTCCACGTTCAGGAGACCAATGTCGTTTTCACCCAATACTCGGTTTGCGCAGAGCGCTCGGGGCTTGCGTTCGCCGCTCGTGTCCATGGTGACGAAGCTCAACTTGAAGTTGGTGCAGAAAAGCACGCCAGACACGCCGTTACGCAGGTCGCTAAACGTGTTAAACTTGAGCACGTTGTCTACCTCGGTCACCACCACTTCGCCGTCGCACAACACGGGCTTCAGTGTCACCAGCGGTATGAGATCCGGTGGAGGAGGCGCTGCGTCGGGTGGGCGTGCAGACGACCGCTCGCCAACACCGAGGTCCACATACGAGACGAACGAACTGCCGGCGCGCTTCAGCCTCGACTCGGAGCCCATGGCTTCTTGTTCCGGAGGAGCGTCGCTCACCTGGAGCACATTGCGCCGGGTGCCCAGCTTGAATGGGAAGGAGTCTGTCGATATCTGCATCCTGTTGTCAACGTCGCCGGAGGCGTGCGATGCACAGTGCTACACCGGGGCAACATCTAAGCCTACTCGTCAGTGGTTGCGTGTTACAAGTCCACGCGTTCTCTTTCCCGGTGCGACAAGAAAGGCCGCTCGGGCTTACAGGGCACCTGGATCCATGATCCTGCCTGAAACCCGCCGAGCCTATGGTCGTAACAACGCACTTTGCCGGAACCGCCAAAGAGGCACAGAAACGGCTCGCAGACGCGCGTGACCCATCAGCGAAGGCGCGGCTGGAACGCTAGTGCCACCTACTTGTCGTATTCCAATCCAGCGCCTTCCAATCCATTCCACAAAGCGCaaatgcatcatcatcatcattgcctaAACCACGAGACGCGCGAGGCCGCAATTTCAAACAGCGTTTGTTTACCTGCGCTTGATAGCCTGTGCACACAGCTAAGATGCCCACAGCTCTATACTGACCGGTATACATGCGGACCGCAACCAGCCTAAATAGGCAGCTCAGTTATGATGCAGGCAAGTGGATAGTCTGGCAAATAGGCAGACGATGGTAGCGCGATTCCGACTACGACATTTACCAGATCGCACTCGCGCTACGCCTGGGAAGACCCGCAACAGCGTTTACAGGGCACCGAGCTCCGATCTGATGTTCTGGCTACACAGTTCTTTGCAAACTCTAAAGTAACGTTTTGATTTACTTCGTCTTAAACGTCCAACGGCGAGAAACGAGCGTGGTGTGCACGCATGAGGTCTGTCTGGCGCAGCGTACCGCTGGCGTTGCGTCGCTGTATCTATCAAGAGACGTTAAGAATTATGCATTTGCTGCTGAGCGATCTCTTCGTGACTTACCTGTGTCGGTCGCTGGGAAGCGCTGTTGCGGTGTTAATTTACAGCGAATTTTAAACTATTGATTCCTTTCAGTACTTTCAGCTCCACTTCGCATCCATGTTTTCGCCCGAGATTTCCTCGTGGGTGCAACATCGACATCGCCACCATTGGATACAGGGCTTATTAAATTCTATTTGATTAGTGTTTTTTGGTATTTGAATAGTATTTTTAAAACAGCAATCTTGCTTTACGATATAAAATAAGGCAATACAGCATAAATTGTCAAATTCTATCAAATTTAAGTGTTTGCTTTTTAAGTTCTATGTGCGCTGTAAATTTAATAGCGATTTTTAGTATATATTAAGCTATTATTAATGTTCCAATATGCATTTTTTTAGCAATATATATCTACTGTTGCAGCATAAG
This genomic stretch from Dermacentor silvarum isolate Dsil-2018 chromosome 2, BIME_Dsil_1.4, whole genome shotgun sequence harbors:
- the LOC119442839 gene encoding myotubularin-related protein 10 — protein: MQISTDSFPFKLGTRRNVLQVSDAPPEQEAMGSESRLKRAGSSFVSYVDLGVGERSSARPPDAAPPPPDLIPLVTLKPVLCDGEVVVTEVDNVLKFNTFSDLRNGVSGVLFCTNFKLSFVTMDTSGERKPRALCANRVLGENDIGLLNVEALFQLSGGRRKRLSPQAAAAQSVEVLQVHCKDMRIFTFSFKFCQSDQCSAKVLQFLSRHAFVSSLDKLFCPRGGSIGQREPPFESAREWDAELRRCAASKLWRVTELNERFRLSAALPGRFAVPRRLVDCKLERLAQHFCDKRVVAWCWSHASGAALVRGAASDTGSESADAERLQLLVQCLGAEVHLVNLDLECPIVREVGSSYHKLQALCMPADEAEFLEQEARFYAALESTRWLECLSGCLKVALAAAKVIAERRKHVLVREQTGADMTCVVVSLVQILLDPYYRTQAGFQTLVDKEWVAAGHPFPERLDHLGQGRASPEAAPLFLFFLDCVWQLQAQFPAAFEFSETYLTNLWDCTHVGIYDTFLFGNNRQRWEVLKLQPYRNVWDWVGSQSRLSPQDLELFKNPLYLLQRSKELLSVRSQEGAGDRGVPSFSEDLLSLDPTVKSLSVWTQCYYRWIPKAEVVNGDPATLFLHNVRVARDINFLAAQIRLLKEHRDGGEMVQLRHRRLPSDEYFFAIQRSSARPGVAIDSQHLVTSSFPFAPPGPVDWGSCHVPSVAPLPDDDYGDLDD